A single window of Syntrophus aciditrophicus SB DNA harbors:
- the queC gene encoding 7-cyano-7-deazaguanine synthase QueC produces MSPKKKAVVLLSGGLDSATTMAIAKAENYELYALTFQYGQRHAVELEAARRIAAALGAKEHLFISIDLRIIGGSALTGPFEVPKKQEGEETSAEIPVTYVPARNTIFLSYALAWAEVLQISEIFIGVNAVDYSGYPDCRPEYITAFEAMANLAIKAAVEGTMRVKIRTPLIDLSKADIIRKGMALSVDYGLTHSCYDPLPDGKPCGQCDSCHLRRKGFREAGFDDPAFSET; encoded by the coding sequence ATGAGTCCAAAGAAAAAGGCCGTTGTCCTGCTCAGCGGCGGGCTGGATTCCGCCACCACCATGGCAATCGCGAAAGCGGAAAACTATGAACTTTACGCCCTCACCTTCCAGTACGGCCAGCGCCACGCCGTCGAACTGGAGGCGGCCAGGCGCATCGCCGCCGCTCTGGGCGCGAAGGAGCATCTTTTTATTTCTATTGATTTAAGAATCATCGGGGGATCAGCCCTTACAGGGCCTTTTGAAGTCCCGAAAAAACAGGAGGGAGAAGAGACATCGGCGGAAATTCCCGTAACCTACGTCCCAGCCAGAAACACCATCTTCCTCTCCTACGCCCTGGCATGGGCAGAGGTCTTACAGATATCGGAAATCTTTATCGGCGTGAACGCGGTGGATTACAGCGGATATCCCGACTGCCGTCCTGAATATATTACAGCCTTTGAAGCCATGGCCAATCTCGCCATCAAGGCGGCTGTGGAAGGCACAATGCGCGTGAAAATCCGCACCCCGCTGATTGATCTCTCCAAGGCGGACATCATTCGCAAGGGCATGGCCCTGAGTGTGGACTATGGACTGACCCACAGCTGCTACGATCCCTTGCCTGATGGAAAGCCCTGCGGGCAATGCGACAGTTGTCATCTCCGCAGAAAGGGATTCCGGGAGGCCGGTTTCGATGATCCGGCGTTTTCTGAAACGTAA
- a CDS encoding methyltransferase family protein produces the protein MKSNYEIYRTLLSRIAAFICLFFFFTTQSYWESKNEYISFSLFLAGIILVAIASLGRMWCSLYIAGYKDDILVTKGPYSLCRNPLYFFSMIGVAGIGFATETLTFPIAFAILFALYYPSVIKSEEKRLKQLFGIEFERYKSRVPAFFPKLSTFDEPEIYSVKPAVYRDHMFSALWFVWLVGILEVIEGFKEIGLLKALWTIY, from the coding sequence ATGAAATCAAATTATGAAATATATCGAACACTTCTGTCTCGCATTGCCGCATTTATATGTTTGTTTTTTTTCTTCACTACACAGAGTTACTGGGAATCAAAGAATGAATACATTTCATTTTCCTTGTTCTTAGCAGGCATCATTCTTGTCGCTATTGCCTCATTGGGGAGAATGTGGTGTTCACTTTACATTGCCGGCTACAAAGATGACATCCTGGTTACAAAAGGTCCGTATTCCCTGTGTCGAAACCCTTTGTATTTTTTCAGCATGATCGGAGTGGCCGGAATTGGCTTTGCTACCGAAACTCTCACTTTTCCAATAGCTTTCGCTATCCTCTTTGCCCTCTATTATCCTTCTGTTATCAAAAGTGAAGAAAAACGCCTCAAGCAATTATTTGGAATTGAGTTTGAGCGATACAAAAGCAGAGTGCCTGCTTTTTTCCCAAAGCTCTCGACCTTTGATGAACCTGAAATTTACTCTGTTAAACCGGCAGTTTACAGGGACCACATGTTCAGTGCCCTGTGGTTTGTCTGGCTGGTTGGCATACTTGAGGTCATTGAGGGATTTAAGGAAATCGGACTGCTTAAAGCATTATGGACAATTTATTAA
- the lpxK gene encoding tetraacyldisaccharide 4'-kinase, protein MNVRERCRRLWEDPGPRKDRSPFALLLEVFSLFYRVGVVLRNDFYDRELFRSVRLPCRVISVGNVTAGGTGKTPMVILLARLLKDLGYRPAVLSRGYGGKGKAPVNIVSDGASILMSPLEGGDEPVLIARSVPGIPVLTGSDRCLTGRNAIERMGADVLILDDGFQHRRLFRDINIVLLDSDRPWGNGFLLPRGPLREPPTRALRRADIVIRTGGMHNRTSGEAAGTQVETGDSGAVLLRSSPIFRGIHQPCALISLDGGRKMDLQYLAGERICAFAGIGVPEQFRKTLESLGAEIVEFLAYPDHHRYDSSDLAFIERTAKEARAEMIVTTEKDEIKLAPMEKLALPACFLSIEMRVKPQKSFEHLVLEMMKDG, encoded by the coding sequence ATGAATGTTCGAGAACGATGCCGCCGGCTCTGGGAGGATCCCGGGCCCCGTAAAGATAGAAGCCCCTTCGCCCTCCTGCTGGAAGTCTTTTCCCTGTTTTACCGAGTTGGGGTTGTCCTCAGAAACGATTTCTATGATCGGGAACTCTTCAGGTCCGTCAGACTGCCCTGCAGGGTGATCAGCGTGGGGAACGTCACCGCGGGCGGTACGGGAAAAACGCCCATGGTGATCCTGCTGGCACGCCTGCTCAAGGACTTAGGATATCGTCCGGCAGTGTTGAGCCGGGGTTACGGAGGAAAAGGAAAGGCGCCGGTCAATATTGTCAGCGACGGAGCTTCGATCCTGATGAGTCCGCTGGAGGGAGGCGACGAGCCGGTGCTCATTGCCCGAAGCGTCCCCGGGATTCCCGTTCTGACCGGGTCGGACCGCTGTCTCACGGGCAGAAATGCGATCGAACGCATGGGCGCCGATGTCCTTATTCTGGACGATGGTTTCCAGCATCGCCGTCTCTTCCGGGATATCAACATCGTGTTGCTGGATTCCGACCGGCCATGGGGGAACGGTTTTCTTCTGCCCAGGGGACCTTTGCGCGAACCGCCGACAAGGGCCCTGCGACGGGCGGACATCGTGATCCGGACAGGGGGAATGCATAATAGAACTTCGGGAGAAGCGGCAGGGACTCAGGTTGAAACCGGAGACTCCGGGGCGGTTTTACTGCGCAGCAGCCCGATTTTCAGAGGGATCCACCAACCCTGCGCCCTGATTTCCCTGGATGGGGGACGGAAGATGGATCTCCAATACCTGGCGGGGGAACGGATCTGTGCTTTTGCCGGCATCGGCGTCCCGGAACAGTTCCGGAAAACACTGGAGTCTTTAGGCGCGGAAATCGTCGAGTTCCTGGCCTATCCGGATCATCACCGCTATGATTCTTCAGATCTGGCCTTTATTGAACGCACGGCGAAGGAAGCCCGAGCGGAGATGATCGTGACCACGGAAAAGGATGAAATCAAATTGGCGCCAATGGAAAAATTGGCCTTGCCCGCCTGTTTTTTGAGCATTGAGATGAGAGTCAAACCGCAAAAATCTTTTGAACATCTGGTTCTGGAAATGATGAAGGATGGTTGA
- the msbA gene encoding lipid A export permease/ATP-binding protein MsbA encodes MDIFKRLLKLARPHAPRFAVAMVCMLIAGALTSSLAFLVKPALDDIFLDRNAEMLKWIPLAIILIYLVKGGCSYFQAILMSFIGQRIVADLRNRLYEQIQKQSLSFFSKNPTGVLMSRITNDVNSIQGTVSDAVTSLMKDSFTLICLVFVIFYRDWQLAIIAMIVFPLTIYPIAKFGQKMRSVATRTQVTMGSLTTLLQETISGTRIVRAFCMEAHENQRFARENEKLMHLALKSVSINALSSPFMEFLGGIGIAAIIFYGGYQVIKGSSTPGTFFSFLTALIMLYEPVKRLTNVNNTIQQGIAGAQRVFSIIDLVPDIVDRDEAVELPRISEKIEIRNISFAYDDTPVLRNINLTIRAGEVVAFVGMSGGGKTTLVNLIPRFYDVTAGQILIDGHDIRDVSLISLRRQIGIVTQQTILFNDTVRNNIAYGSQGCSEKEIIEAARAANAHDFIVNLPEGYDTVIGELGTKLSGGERQRISIARALLKNAPILILDEATSSLDTEAEMEVQEALERLMKGRTTLVIAHRLSTIRNADRIVVLVKGEIVEEGAHETLLARRGEYYKLHQLQFKEDKVGEEVGRNDS; translated from the coding sequence ATGGATATCTTTAAACGCCTTTTAAAACTGGCCAGACCTCATGCCCCTCGATTCGCGGTGGCCATGGTCTGCATGCTGATCGCGGGGGCTTTAACGTCATCCCTGGCCTTTCTTGTCAAGCCGGCCCTGGATGACATTTTTCTCGACAGGAATGCGGAAATGCTCAAATGGATTCCCCTGGCGATTATCCTGATCTATCTGGTCAAGGGGGGATGCAGTTATTTCCAGGCCATACTGATGAGTTTCATCGGCCAGCGGATCGTTGCCGATCTGCGGAACCGGCTCTATGAACAGATCCAGAAGCAGTCTCTGTCGTTCTTTTCGAAAAATCCCACGGGCGTTCTCATGTCGCGGATCACCAATGACGTGAATTCCATTCAGGGCACCGTATCCGACGCGGTGACGAGTCTCATGAAAGATTCATTTACCCTGATCTGTCTGGTGTTCGTCATCTTCTACCGGGACTGGCAGCTGGCTATTATCGCCATGATCGTTTTCCCCCTGACGATTTATCCCATTGCCAAATTCGGTCAGAAAATGAGAAGCGTCGCCACCCGGACCCAGGTGACCATGGGCAGTCTCACCACCCTCCTTCAGGAGACCATTTCCGGGACGCGCATTGTCAGGGCCTTCTGCATGGAAGCCCATGAAAATCAGCGCTTTGCCAGGGAAAACGAGAAGCTGATGCATCTGGCCCTGAAATCTGTTTCGATCAACGCCCTTTCCAGTCCCTTCATGGAATTTCTGGGTGGAATCGGCATTGCCGCCATCATTTTTTATGGAGGCTACCAGGTCATCAAGGGGTCTTCCACCCCGGGTACCTTTTTTTCCTTCCTGACGGCGCTGATCATGCTTTACGAACCGGTCAAGCGGCTGACGAACGTCAACAACACGATTCAGCAGGGGATTGCCGGCGCCCAGCGGGTTTTCAGCATCATCGATCTTGTTCCCGATATTGTCGACCGGGATGAAGCCGTGGAGCTTCCCCGGATATCCGAAAAAATCGAAATCCGCAATATCTCCTTTGCCTATGATGATACACCGGTGTTGCGGAACATCAATCTGACCATCCGTGCAGGCGAAGTGGTGGCTTTTGTCGGAATGAGCGGCGGCGGAAAAACGACGCTGGTCAATCTGATCCCTCGTTTTTACGATGTGACTGCCGGGCAGATCCTCATCGACGGGCATGACATCCGTGATGTCTCGCTGATATCGCTGCGCCGTCAGATCGGGATCGTCACGCAGCAGACGATCCTGTTCAACGATACGGTGAGAAACAATATCGCTTACGGCAGCCAGGGCTGTTCGGAAAAGGAGATCATCGAGGCGGCCAGAGCGGCCAATGCCCACGATTTCATTGTGAATCTTCCTGAAGGATACGATACGGTCATCGGCGAACTGGGCACAAAGCTTTCGGGAGGAGAACGTCAACGGATTTCCATTGCCCGGGCGCTGCTGAAGAATGCCCCTATCCTGATCCTGGATGAAGCCACCTCGTCTCTGGATACGGAGGCGGAGATGGAAGTTCAAGAGGCCCTGGAACGTCTCATGAAGGGGAGGACGACCCTGGTGATCGCCCATCGTCTGTCCACGATCCGCAATGCCGACCGGATCGTCGTGCTGGTCAAGGGCGAAATTGTGGAAGAAGGCGCCCATGAAACGCTGCTGGCCCGGAGAGGGGAATATTACAAACTCCATCAGTTGCAATTCAAGGAAGACAAGGTCGGGGAAGAGGTTGGGCGGAACGATTCCTGA
- the lpxB gene encoding lipid-A-disaccharide synthase: MNSKLVLIVAGEASGDLHGASLVGAMVKREPGIRFYGIGGVNLKTAGVDLWADAADMAVVGLTEVASKLRGILTVMHRLKKSMQLLKPDLVILIDYPDFNLPLARSAKKNGIPVFYYISPQVWAWRKGRLRTISGLVDRMAVILPFEEPLYRQAGVDVSFVGHPLLDVVQATSSRDETLRMFGLREDVTTVALLPGSRKGEVTRLLPVMLKAARILTENICPVQFLLPMANTLDETWMKDQIAKADPPGVRLIRGATYDAVAAADAAVVVSGTATLETALLGTPLIVIYKVSALSYLIGRMLISVDHIGLVNIVAGKTVAPELIQGAANPERIAAEILAILGQPDRRKAIQEELSHLRDKLGLPGAAERAAVMALTLIKKSDC; this comes from the coding sequence GTGAATTCAAAACTTGTCCTCATTGTGGCGGGTGAGGCCTCTGGAGATCTTCACGGCGCCTCTCTGGTCGGGGCGATGGTGAAGAGAGAACCCGGCATTCGCTTTTACGGAATCGGAGGCGTCAACCTGAAGACTGCCGGCGTGGATTTGTGGGCCGACGCGGCCGATATGGCAGTTGTCGGACTGACCGAAGTGGCGTCAAAACTGCGGGGAATTCTCACCGTCATGCATCGCCTGAAAAAGTCGATGCAACTCCTGAAGCCTGATCTCGTTATTCTCATCGACTATCCCGACTTCAATCTGCCCCTTGCCCGATCGGCAAAGAAAAACGGCATACCGGTGTTTTATTATATCTCTCCCCAGGTCTGGGCATGGCGGAAAGGCAGGCTTCGAACCATCAGCGGACTCGTTGACCGCATGGCCGTTATTCTGCCCTTTGAAGAGCCGCTTTATCGGCAGGCGGGCGTCGATGTATCCTTTGTCGGCCACCCACTGCTGGACGTCGTTCAGGCAACCTCTTCAAGGGATGAAACTCTGCGCATGTTCGGGCTGCGGGAGGACGTGACGACCGTGGCGCTTCTGCCGGGCAGCCGTAAGGGAGAGGTCACGCGATTGCTTCCCGTCATGTTGAAGGCGGCGCGGATTCTGACGGAAAATATCTGTCCCGTGCAGTTTCTGCTGCCCATGGCGAACACGCTGGACGAGACATGGATGAAAGATCAAATCGCGAAGGCGGATCCACCTGGGGTCCGTCTGATTCGCGGAGCGACTTACGATGCGGTGGCTGCCGCCGATGCGGCGGTGGTGGTTTCCGGGACGGCCACTCTGGAAACGGCGCTTCTGGGAACGCCCCTGATCGTCATCTATAAAGTCTCGGCGCTTTCCTATCTGATCGGGCGGATGCTGATTTCCGTCGATCATATCGGTCTGGTGAACATTGTCGCCGGGAAAACCGTTGCCCCGGAGCTGATTCAGGGCGCTGCCAATCCGGAGCGGATTGCCGCGGAAATCCTGGCGATCCTCGGCCAACCCGACCGACGTAAAGCAATTCAGGAAGAGCTCTCCCATCTTCGCGACAAACTGGGACTGCCGGGAGCGGCTGAGCGGGCGGCTGTTATGGCTTTGACACTCATAAAAAAATCAGATTGCTGA
- a CDS encoding Gfo/Idh/MocA family protein, with amino-acid sequence MKKIRVGVVGIGHLGNYHLQKYAKIEDVEIVGASDSLPERARKAADLFGCEAFNDHRQLLGRVDAVSVAVPTGAHYSVTRDFLEAGAHVLLEKPITETLAQADELVALAEKGGLVFQIGFVERFNPAIAALEGVMKKPVFIEAHRLHPFFERGTDVDVVLDLMVHDLDLILHFVKSSVKHVDAVGVSVLSDKVDIANARLTFTNGCVANVTASRVTAKTMQKIRFFETNGYHSADCAARKVQSLQKKTHPDGRIEIAEVPLNIPSHDPLEAEVRSFVQAIQTGSPPPVTGREGRQSLEVALKIVDRIQEARRASGG; translated from the coding sequence ATGAAAAAAATTCGAGTGGGCGTTGTCGGCATCGGTCATCTGGGAAACTATCATCTGCAGAAATATGCGAAAATTGAGGATGTGGAGATCGTCGGGGCATCGGACAGCCTGCCTGAACGAGCCCGGAAGGCGGCGGATCTCTTCGGCTGCGAGGCCTTTAACGATCACCGGCAGCTCCTCGGGCGGGTGGACGCCGTGAGCGTTGCTGTGCCGACAGGGGCGCATTATTCCGTGACCCGTGATTTTCTGGAGGCCGGCGCTCATGTGCTCCTTGAGAAACCGATCACGGAAACGCTGGCGCAGGCCGATGAACTGGTCGCTCTGGCGGAGAAAGGCGGACTCGTTTTTCAGATCGGATTTGTGGAGCGCTTCAATCCGGCTATTGCCGCTCTGGAAGGTGTTATGAAAAAGCCGGTCTTTATCGAGGCTCACCGTCTCCATCCTTTTTTCGAACGCGGAACGGACGTTGACGTTGTTCTTGACCTCATGGTTCACGATCTGGATCTCATCCTTCACTTTGTGAAATCTTCCGTAAAGCATGTTGATGCCGTCGGGGTGTCTGTTCTTTCCGACAAAGTGGACATTGCCAATGCGCGTCTTACCTTCACGAACGGGTGTGTGGCGAATGTAACCGCCAGCAGGGTGACCGCCAAAACCATGCAGAAGATCCGGTTTTTTGAAACCAACGGTTATCATTCAGCCGATTGCGCTGCCAGGAAGGTTCAGTCTCTGCAGAAGAAAACGCATCCGGACGGCAGGATCGAGATTGCGGAAGTTCCTTTGAACATCCCCTCCCACGATCCTCTCGAGGCTGAAGTCCGGTCCTTTGTTCAGGCTATACAGACCGGATCGCCGCCTCCCGTGACCGGAAGGGAGGGGCGGCAGTCCCTGGAAGTGGCCTTGAAAATTGTAGATCGCATTCAAGAGGCCAGGCGGGCCTCTGGCGGATAA
- the lpxA gene encoding acyl-ACP--UDP-N-acetylglucosamine O-acyltransferase, producing MTVHPTAIVSPDARLAQGVEIGAYSVIGPGVTVGRNTFLGSHVVIERDTDIGEGCRISSFCSLGGDPQDLKYEGEKTRVIIGNYNVLREYVTVNRATSADIGVTIIGDHNLIMAYCHVAHNCKLGNHIVISNGSHLAGHIHVDDYAIISGMVGIHQFTRIGAHSIIGGASAVTQDVPPYVTAAGNHAKLYGLNLIGLERRGFSKETISALKEAYRIIFRSSSLRREDALEKVRQTVADTPEVRHFIDFIQTSERGVCH from the coding sequence ATGACAGTTCATCCTACTGCAATCGTATCGCCTGACGCGCGGCTGGCGCAAGGCGTCGAAATTGGAGCTTACAGCGTCATCGGTCCCGGGGTAACCGTTGGGAGAAACACATTTCTCGGATCTCATGTCGTTATCGAACGGGATACGGATATCGGGGAAGGGTGCCGGATTTCTTCCTTCTGCTCCCTCGGCGGCGATCCTCAGGATCTCAAATATGAAGGTGAGAAAACACGGGTCATTATCGGAAATTATAACGTGCTTCGCGAATATGTGACCGTGAACCGGGCGACATCCGCTGATATCGGCGTCACCATCATTGGGGACCACAATCTGATCATGGCCTACTGTCATGTGGCCCATAACTGCAAACTGGGAAACCATATCGTGATTTCCAATGGTTCCCATCTGGCCGGCCATATTCATGTGGATGATTACGCGATCATCAGCGGCATGGTGGGAATTCACCAGTTTACGCGGATCGGGGCGCACTCCATCATCGGAGGGGCATCGGCGGTCACGCAGGATGTGCCTCCTTATGTGACCGCGGCGGGCAATCATGCAAAACTTTACGGGCTCAATCTTATCGGACTGGAGCGCCGGGGATTCAGCAAAGAGACCATTTCCGCTCTGAAGGAGGCCTATCGAATCATCTTCCGCTCCTCATCACTGCGACGTGAAGACGCCCTGGAAAAAGTGCGGCAGACCGTGGCCGATACACCTGAAGTCCGTCACTTTATTGATTTTATACAGACCTCGGAACGGGGCGTTTGCCATTAA
- the lpxD gene encoding UDP-3-O-(3-hydroxymyristoyl)glucosamine N-acyltransferase has protein sequence MKKSINEIADFLGGKVVGDGGILIKAVRGIDEAGPGDITFVANPQYEKKLNETGASAVLVTRDTERPGENVTLIQVDDPYVSLGKLLTIFYPEEREKPGISAQAIVEEGAEISPSATVYPGVYISSGAGIGAGVVLYPGVFVGRDAVIGENSILYPNVCVYRRCLIGKRVILHAGAVVGSDGFGFANPGRDNIKIPQIGIVQIDDDVEIGANTTIDRATLGRTWIQRGVKIDNLVQIAHNVVIGEKSIIVSQVGISGSTRLGRSVILGGQAGLVGHLQIGDFAMVGAQSGVHEDVPANSVVSGSPCQPHRNWLRSMSCLPRLPDMRHLLNDLRKRIETLEKLSEMKKEVEKEKESSREKEETK, from the coding sequence GTGAAAAAATCGATTAATGAAATTGCTGACTTCCTGGGTGGTAAGGTTGTGGGCGACGGCGGGATTCTGATTAAAGCGGTTCGGGGAATCGATGAAGCCGGTCCAGGAGACATCACGTTTGTCGCCAATCCGCAGTATGAGAAAAAGCTGAATGAAACAGGGGCCTCGGCGGTTCTCGTTACCAGAGACACGGAACGTCCCGGAGAAAATGTGACGTTGATCCAGGTCGATGACCCCTATGTGTCCCTGGGAAAGCTGCTGACGATCTTTTATCCCGAAGAGAGGGAAAAACCGGGGATCAGCGCGCAGGCGATTGTCGAGGAGGGCGCTGAGATTTCCCCTTCAGCGACGGTTTATCCCGGCGTCTATATCAGCAGTGGGGCCGGAATAGGCGCTGGTGTGGTTCTTTACCCCGGAGTCTTTGTCGGGCGGGATGCCGTGATCGGGGAAAACTCCATTCTTTATCCCAACGTTTGTGTATATCGACGATGTCTCATTGGTAAACGGGTGATTCTTCATGCCGGCGCCGTGGTCGGAAGCGATGGGTTTGGTTTTGCCAATCCGGGTAGGGACAACATCAAAATTCCCCAGATCGGAATTGTTCAAATCGATGATGATGTAGAGATCGGGGCCAACACGACCATCGATCGGGCGACACTCGGGCGGACCTGGATCCAGCGGGGGGTCAAGATCGACAATCTGGTTCAGATTGCTCATAATGTCGTTATCGGGGAGAAATCGATCATTGTTTCCCAGGTCGGTATATCTGGAAGCACCCGATTGGGAAGAAGTGTGATCCTAGGCGGTCAGGCCGGTCTCGTGGGCCATCTGCAGATCGGTGATTTCGCCATGGTCGGCGCTCAGAGTGGTGTTCATGAAGACGTACCGGCCAACTCCGTCGTTTCCGGTTCGCCTTGTCAGCCCCACCGCAACTGGCTGCGATCGATGTCCTGTCTGCCCCGATTGCCGGATATGCGTCATCTGCTGAATGATCTTCGAAAGCGGATTGAGACTCTGGAAAAGCTTTCGGAGATGAAAAAGGAAGTCGAGAAAGAAAAGGAATCAAGTCGCGAAAAAGAGGAAACAAAGTAA
- a CDS encoding OmpH family outer membrane protein, which yields MRNKILRVLPLVLGLLFLCSVSMAGAEEKIGFVDVREIMVNSDAGKKASEEFKKTFEKNKTQIQAKETELKKLREELEKQRSILKEAALKEKESAYQKKFHDYQVMVKDANEDMQKRDQELSRSMIPEIMKVISTIAAKEKYTAVFDIGTALFFVKEKDLTKQVLAEFDRTYKPKK from the coding sequence ATGAGAAATAAAATTTTGAGGGTATTGCCTTTGGTTCTGGGATTGTTGTTTCTCTGTTCAGTGTCGATGGCCGGAGCCGAAGAAAAAATCGGTTTCGTGGACGTCAGGGAAATCATGGTCAATTCCGATGCGGGGAAAAAGGCTTCGGAAGAATTCAAGAAAACCTTTGAAAAAAACAAGACCCAGATTCAGGCAAAGGAAACGGAACTGAAAAAACTCAGGGAAGAACTGGAAAAACAGCGTTCCATTCTCAAGGAAGCCGCACTGAAAGAAAAGGAAAGCGCGTATCAGAAGAAATTTCATGACTACCAGGTGATGGTCAAGGATGCCAATGAAGATATGCAGAAGCGGGATCAGGAACTGTCCCGGTCCATGATTCCGGAAATCATGAAAGTCATCAGCACAATCGCGGCGAAGGAAAAATATACGGCGGTCTTTGATATCGGAACGGCTCTCTTTTTTGTAAAGGAAAAAGATCTGACGAAACAGGTCCTCGCTGAATTCGACCGTACCTACAAACCGAAAAAGTAA